One Arthrobacter sp. B3I4 genomic window, ACCAGCCGGTTTCGGACATCGTGGAGGCCGCCAAGCGGACCGGCTACTCCCGGTTCCCGGTGATCGGCGAGTCGTCCGACGACATCCGCGGCGTCGTGCACATCAAAAAAGCCATCGCCGTCCCGCCGGACCGGCGGGCCAATCTGGAAGCCGGGGCAATCATGACGGAGGTGCTCCGGGTGCCCGAGACGATCCACCTGGACGGGCTCCTCGCCGAACTGCGCGAAGGGAACCTGCAGCTCGCCGTCGTGCTCGATGAGTACGGCGGAACCGCCGGCATCGCCACGCTTGAGGACCTCGTGGAGGAAATTGTCGGGGAAGTGGCCGACGAACATGACAAGGTCCGCCCCGGGCTGCTGCAGAGCGCCTCCGGGGACTGGTACTTCCCGGGCTTACTCCGGCCTGACGAACTCTCCGAGCAAGTACCCGGACTGACAGTGCCGGACGAAGCGACCTATGAGACGGTCGGCGGCTATGTGATGAGCCAGCTCGGCCGCATCGCCGTAGTCGGCGACACCGTCGGCGTCGTCGGCGGGAAACTGAGCGTGACGCGTATGGACGGACGCCGCATTGACCGCATCTGCTTCACGCCATCGCCGCCCGAGCATGAGCAGCACGGCGGACACGACGGGCGCCTTGACGCTGCCGGACAGGCAGGTGCCGCATGAGCGACTGGATGGGAATCCTCTGGCTGGCTGTGCTGCTGCTGGGCAACGCCTTCTTCGTGGCGGCCGAATTCGCCGTCATGTCCGCCCGGCGGAGCCAGATAGAGCCCCTCGCCGAGTCCGGCTCCAAACAGGCCCAGACCACGCTGCGGGCGATGGAAAACGTCTCGCTGATGCTCGCCTGCGCCCAGCTGGGCATCACCGTGTGCTCCCTGTTGATCCTGCAGGTGGCAGAGCCTGCCATCCACCACCTCCTGGCCGTGCCGCTGGAAGCACTGGGCATCCCGACGGAGATGGCCGACGTGGTGGCGTTCGCGATCGCCCTGCTGATCGTCACCTTCCTGCACGTGACGTTCGGCGAAATGGTGCCCAAGAACATCTCGGTCTCGGTTGCGGACAAGGCGGCCCTGCTGCTGGCCCCGCCACTGATGTTCATCGCCCGTGCGGTCAAACCGGTGATCGTGGCGCTTAACTGGTCCGCGAACCACATCCTGAAATTGATGCGGATCGAGCCGAAGGACGAGGTCACCTCCTCCTTCACGCTCGAGGAGGTCCAGTCGATCGTCCAGGAGTCCACCCGCCACGGCCTGGTGGACGACGACGCCGGCCTCATCACCGGAGCGCTGGAGTTCTCCGAACATACAGCCTCCGAGGTGATGGTTCCGTTGGAGAAGCTCGTGATGCTGAAGGCCGCCACCACGCCGGAGGAGTTCGAGAAATCCGTGAGCCGGACCGGGTTCTCCCGGTTCCCGATGCTCGACGACGAGGGGATGCTCTCCGGCTACCTGCACATCAAGGATGTGCTGTCGATCTCCGAAGCCGGCTACCAGTACCCGATTGCTGAGAGCCGCATCCGTTCGCTGGCCAACCTCGCGATGGACGATGAGATCGAAAAGGCCATGTCCGTCATGCAGCGCACCGGCTCGCACCTGGCCCGTGTGATCGGCCCGGACGGCCACACCCAGGGCGTGCTTTTCCTTGAGGACGTCATTGAACTGCTGGTGGGCGAGATCAGGGACGCCACCCAGGCCACCGGCTACCGCAGGCTCGGGCAGGGCTGACCGCAGCACGCCGGTCTGACCCTAAATAGGAATGATTCCCATTTAGGGTTAGACTCGCTGTATTGCTAACGCTTCTCAATAACTGATCCGAGGTATGTCCCGTGCGCCGTTCCGCCGCCGCTCTTGTCCTTGCCGGCCTCAGCAGCCTCCTGCTGACGGCCTGCGGTACGACGACACCCCGCAGTGACCGGCCGGGGGCCGGGGGACGGTGTGGTCGAGGTCGTTGCTTCCACCAGCGTGTACGGCGACCTCGTCAAGACGGTGGGCGGGGACAAAGTCCGGGTCAGCTCGATCATCAGCCGGACCAGCCAGGACCCGCATTCCTATGAGGCCACGACGCAGGACAAGCTGGCGGTGTCCAAAGCCGAACTGGTGGTGGAAAACGGCGGCGGCTACGACGATTTCCTGCACAAACTGGCCGAGGACACCGGGCTGGGCGAAAAGAACCTGCTCGTCGCGGCGGACGCCTCCGGCCTGGAATCCGGCTCCCCGGCAGGTTTCAACGAACACGTCTGGTACAGCACCGCCGGCATGAGCCGGGTGGCCGACGCGCTGGCGGAGAAGCTGGGCGCCTTGGAGCCGTCCTCTGCCGCGGACTTCCAAAGCCGGGCCGCGGGACTGAAAAAGGAGCTCGCCGGCCTCGACACCCGGCTCTCGGCGCTCAAGGCTCCGGCGGCCCCCGGCGGCGTCGCCGTCACGGAACCGGTACCGCTGTACCTGCTGGAAGCAGCGGGCCTGGAAAACCGGACACCGCCCGAGTACAGCGCCGCCATCGAGGCCGGGTCGGACGTCCCGCCGGCCGTGCTGCGCTCCGCCGTCGACGTCGTGAAATCCGGCGGAATCCGCCTGCTCGCTTACAACCCCCAGACGGAAGGCCCGCAGACGCGCGCGCTCAGGGACGCCGCCGTCGCCGCCGGCGTCCCCGTCGTGGAATTCAGCGAAACGCTGCCGGAGGGCAAGACCTACCTGCAGTGGATGTCCGGCAACGTGGACGCGCTGGCCGGGGCCCTCAGCCAGGGAGGTAACCGCAGTTGAAACCCGTCGTAAGTCTCCGCTCAGCGTCCCTGAAGTTCGGTCAGCGGACCCTGTGGGAGAACCTGGACCTGGACATCTTCCCCGGCGAATTCTTCGCCGTCCTCGGCCCCAACGGCAGCGGCAAGACCACCCTCCTCAAGGTGCTGCTCGGACTGCAGGACCTCAGCACAGGGACCGCCGTCCTCGACGGCCA contains:
- a CDS encoding hemolysin family protein, whose protein sequence is MSDWMGILWLAVLLLGNAFFVAAEFAVMSARRSQIEPLAESGSKQAQTTLRAMENVSLMLACAQLGITVCSLLILQVAEPAIHHLLAVPLEALGIPTEMADVVAFAIALLIVTFLHVTFGEMVPKNISVSVADKAALLLAPPLMFIARAVKPVIVALNWSANHILKLMRIEPKDEVTSSFTLEEVQSIVQESTRHGLVDDDAGLITGALEFSEHTASEVMVPLEKLVMLKAATTPEEFEKSVSRTGFSRFPMLDDEGMLSGYLHIKDVLSISEAGYQYPIAESRIRSLANLAMDDEIEKAMSVMQRTGSHLARVIGPDGHTQGVLFLEDVIELLVGEIRDATQATGYRRLGQG
- a CDS encoding metal ABC transporter solute-binding protein, Zn/Mn family: MTGRGPGDGVVEVVASTSVYGDLVKTVGGDKVRVSSIISRTSQDPHSYEATTQDKLAVSKAELVVENGGGYDDFLHKLAEDTGLGEKNLLVAADASGLESGSPAGFNEHVWYSTAGMSRVADALAEKLGALEPSSAADFQSRAAGLKKELAGLDTRLSALKAPAAPGGVAVTEPVPLYLLEAAGLENRTPPEYSAAIEAGSDVPPAVLRSAVDVVKSGGIRLLAYNPQTEGPQTRALRDAAVAAGVPVVEFSETLPEGKTYLQWMSGNVDALAGALSQGGNRS